Proteins encoded together in one Micromonospora auratinigra window:
- a CDS encoding DUF4240 domain-containing protein yields the protein MRTEDFWQLIDEARAGAGGEAVAVAARAVALLAERDPAEIVGYAEHQRRVLAASHKVDLWGAAYLINGGASDDGFEHFRGWLMTQGRAVFARAVGDPDSLAELPRVRSAALSGEDFQCADMLAVPWEAYRKATATELPAVREPAAAPDLNDFWDFDDEDQARRHLPKLAALFVEPPEE from the coding sequence ATGAGGACCGAGGACTTCTGGCAGCTGATCGACGAGGCCCGCGCCGGTGCCGGGGGAGAGGCCGTCGCGGTCGCCGCCCGGGCGGTCGCCCTGCTCGCCGAGCGGGACCCGGCGGAGATCGTCGGGTACGCCGAGCACCAGCGCCGGGTGCTCGCCGCCTCCCACAAGGTCGACCTGTGGGGCGCGGCCTACCTGATCAACGGGGGAGCGTCGGACGACGGCTTCGAGCACTTCCGGGGCTGGCTGATGACCCAGGGCCGGGCGGTGTTCGCCCGGGCGGTGGGGGATCCCGACTCCCTCGCCGAGCTGCCCCGGGTGCGTTCGGCCGCGCTCAGCGGCGAGGACTTCCAGTGCGCGGACATGCTGGCGGTGCCGTGGGAGGCGTACCGGAAGGCGACCGCGACCGAGCTGCCGGCGGTCCGCGAGCCGGCCGCGGCGCCCGACCTGAACGACTTCTGGGACTTCGACGACGAGGACCAGGCGCGTCGGCACCTGCCGAAGCTGGCCGCGCTCTTCGTCGAGCCGCCGGAGGAGTGA
- a CDS encoding phosphotransferase family protein translates to MLPEPYDNHVVAAISLPPVPYDGTAVRPGWAALPAGLRDAIAARIGGPPTTVRVAGAGFTRGFAALLTGPDGERTFVKAAALDGQRHLADWYFHEANVLARLPADLPVPRPRWALAEAGWYALALTAVDGHLPRLPWNPAELDAALGTYAEVAAALADPPAPLLALELPHLADLARDDLLSWRDVAAGRARLPWDAPPGRLPSAAPAGTTAPAASPEPVEAGRQGPGRPPHVPLSALVTLESRLPGYAAGGGLAHGDLRVDNLLIGHDGRAWLCDWTWLCHGPAWFDLVSLLITGYASGLDADAAFAGHPAAAQAPADALDVTLAALSGYFLTSATAGPSSASPHLRAHQRWSGEQAFSWLAARQGWT, encoded by the coding sequence ATGCTGCCCGAGCCGTACGACAATCACGTCGTGGCCGCGATCTCCCTGCCCCCGGTGCCGTACGACGGCACCGCCGTCCGCCCCGGCTGGGCGGCGCTGCCGGCCGGCCTGCGGGACGCGATCGCCGCGCGGATCGGCGGGCCACCGACCACGGTCCGGGTCGCCGGTGCGGGCTTCACCCGCGGCTTCGCCGCCCTGCTCACCGGCCCCGACGGGGAACGGACCTTCGTCAAGGCGGCGGCGCTGGACGGGCAGCGGCACCTCGCCGACTGGTACTTCCACGAGGCGAACGTGCTGGCCCGGCTCCCCGCCGACCTGCCGGTCCCCCGCCCGCGCTGGGCGCTGGCCGAGGCCGGCTGGTACGCGCTCGCGCTCACCGCCGTGGACGGCCACCTCCCCCGGCTGCCCTGGAACCCGGCCGAGCTGGACGCCGCCCTCGGCACGTACGCGGAGGTGGCCGCCGCGCTCGCCGACCCGCCCGCGCCGCTCCTCGCGCTGGAACTGCCCCACCTGGCCGACCTGGCCCGCGACGACCTGCTGTCCTGGCGGGACGTCGCCGCCGGTCGCGCGCGCCTGCCGTGGGACGCCCCGCCGGGTCGGCTCCCCTCCGCCGCCCCGGCGGGCACCACTGCCCCGGCCGCCTCGCCCGAACCCGTCGAGGCCGGTCGGCAGGGGCCGGGCCGGCCGCCGCACGTGCCGCTGTCCGCGCTGGTCACGCTGGAGTCCCGGCTGCCCGGGTACGCGGCCGGCGGCGGCCTCGCCCACGGCGACCTGCGCGTGGACAACCTGCTGATCGGCCACGACGGCCGGGCCTGGCTCTGCGACTGGACCTGGCTGTGTCACGGTCCCGCCTGGTTCGACCTGGTCAGCCTGCTGATCACCGGGTACGCCAGTGGCCTGGACGCCGACGCCGCGTTCGCCGGCCACCCGGCGGCGGCACAGGCCCCGGCCGACGCCCTCGATGTGACGCTGGCCGCACTCTCCGGCTACTTCCTCACCAGCGCGACGGCGGGACCGTCGAGCGCCTCCCCGCACCTGCGTGCGCACCAGCGGTGGAGCGGCGAACAGGCGTTCTCCTGGCTGGCCGCCCGACAGGGCTGGACCTGA
- the rpsT gene encoding 30S ribosomal protein S20 has protein sequence MANIKSQIKRNRQNEKRRLRNKSVKSSLKTAIRKFNEAAEAGDTEQAAVLMREATRKLDKAASKGVIHANQAANRKSAIAKRVASFSA, from the coding sequence GTGGCGAACATCAAGTCCCAGATCAAGCGCAACCGGCAGAACGAGAAGCGCCGGCTGCGTAACAAGTCGGTCAAGTCGTCGCTGAAGACCGCCATCCGGAAGTTCAACGAGGCTGCCGAGGCGGGCGACACCGAGCAGGCCGCGGTCCTCATGCGTGAGGCCACCCGCAAGCTGGACAAGGCTGCCAGCAAGGGTGTCATCCACGCCAACCAGGCGGCCAACCGGAAGTCGGCGATCGCCAAGCGCGTCGCGTCGTTCTCGGCCTGA
- the holA gene encoding DNA polymerase III subunit delta has protein sequence MGGVTPASLPPILLVLGDEELLATRAVSEAVARARSVDPDVDVREYEAGSLAVGEIAEMLSPSLFGGRRVLVLRSAQDARKDLAAALLAYAKNPDPEVQLVALHPGGAKGKAFADGLRAAGATVVPAAKLKGDRERAAFVRDEIRRNGGKCTPDGADALVAAVGNDLRQLAAACSQLLADTDGRIGADTVARYYRGRAEVSGFTVADATMVGDVPAALEALRWALHVGVDPVPIADALADGVRTVARVASAGRGTPFQLASKLGMPAWKIEKAQQRARGWTPEGLVEAMRAAAECNAAVKGGADDRAYALERAVFSVAAARQGGAR, from the coding sequence ATGGGCGGCGTGACCCCCGCCAGCCTGCCTCCCATTCTGCTCGTTCTCGGCGACGAGGAGCTGCTCGCCACGCGAGCGGTCAGCGAGGCCGTCGCCCGGGCCCGCAGCGTCGACCCCGACGTGGACGTCCGGGAGTACGAGGCCGGTTCGCTGGCCGTCGGCGAGATCGCCGAGATGCTCAGCCCTTCGCTGTTCGGCGGCCGCCGGGTGCTCGTCCTGCGGTCCGCCCAGGACGCCCGCAAGGACCTGGCCGCCGCGCTGCTGGCGTACGCGAAGAACCCGGACCCGGAGGTGCAGCTCGTGGCGCTGCACCCGGGCGGGGCGAAGGGGAAGGCGTTCGCCGACGGGCTGCGCGCCGCGGGCGCGACCGTCGTGCCGGCGGCGAAGCTCAAGGGCGACCGGGAGCGGGCCGCGTTCGTCCGGGACGAGATCCGCCGCAACGGGGGCAAGTGCACCCCGGACGGGGCCGATGCGCTGGTCGCCGCCGTCGGCAACGACCTGCGCCAGCTCGCCGCCGCCTGCTCACAACTGCTGGCCGACACCGACGGCCGGATCGGCGCGGACACCGTTGCCCGGTACTACCGGGGCCGCGCGGAGGTCAGCGGCTTCACCGTCGCCGACGCCACCATGGTGGGTGACGTGCCGGCTGCCCTGGAGGCGCTGCGCTGGGCGCTGCACGTCGGCGTCGACCCGGTGCCGATCGCCGACGCGCTCGCCGACGGGGTCCGTACGGTGGCCCGGGTCGCCTCCGCCGGACGCGGCACCCCGTTCCAGCTCGCCAGCAAGCTCGGCATGCCGGCCTGGAAGATCGAGAAGGCGCAGCAGCGGGCCCGCGGCTGGACCCCGGAAGGGCTGGTCGAGGCGATGCGGGCGGCCGCCGAGTGCAACGCGGCGGTCAAGGGCGGCGCCGACGACCGGGCGTACGCGCTGGAGCGGGCGGTGTTCTCGGTCGCCGCGGCCCGGCAGGGCGGCGCCCGGTGA
- a CDS encoding ComEA family DNA-binding protein: MVGHGSAPAASAPGDLTGTSDGRAATSDGWPATSDGPVGAAAGRPVTPDGRAATADSPAVGIEAEGTGRPATRLPGPGAFDPGRRGVRALAVVAAVVVLVAGVWAWRSRPHAEPVRPVAAPETSERSPAPVGSSNAAAQVVVAVAGKVRRPGLVRLPAGARVADALDAAGGALPGVDVALLNPARKVTDGELILVGVAAPAAPPGAAGPAAGAAGSGGVAGGPVNLNTATLAQLDALPGVGPVLAQRILDHREQHGGFRSVSDLRQVDGIGDARYEQLKDLVTV; encoded by the coding sequence GTGGTGGGGCACGGCTCGGCCCCGGCCGCCTCCGCTCCCGGCGACCTGACCGGCACGTCTGATGGTCGGGCCGCCACGTCTGATGGTTGGCCGGCCACGTCCGACGGCCCGGTCGGCGCCGCCGCCGGTCGGCCCGTCACGCCGGATGGCCGGGCCGCCACCGCCGACAGCCCGGCTGTCGGGATCGAGGCCGAGGGCACCGGTCGCCCGGCGACCCGCCTGCCCGGGCCGGGGGCGTTCGACCCCGGCCGGCGGGGCGTGCGGGCCCTCGCCGTGGTGGCCGCCGTCGTGGTGCTGGTGGCCGGCGTCTGGGCCTGGCGGTCCCGCCCGCACGCCGAACCGGTCCGGCCGGTCGCGGCGCCCGAGACCTCGGAGCGGTCGCCCGCGCCGGTCGGCTCGTCCAACGCCGCCGCCCAGGTGGTGGTCGCCGTCGCCGGCAAGGTACGCCGGCCCGGCCTGGTCCGGTTGCCCGCCGGGGCCCGGGTCGCCGACGCGCTCGACGCGGCCGGCGGGGCGCTGCCCGGCGTCGACGTGGCCCTGCTGAACCCGGCCCGGAAGGTCACCGACGGCGAGCTGATCCTGGTCGGTGTCGCCGCCCCGGCCGCCCCGCCCGGCGCGGCCGGACCGGCGGCGGGGGCCGCGGGGTCGGGCGGCGTGGCGGGCGGGCCGGTCAACCTGAACACCGCCACCCTGGCCCAGCTCGACGCGCTGCCGGGCGTCGGCCCGGTGCTCGCCCAGCGCATCCTCGACCACCGGGAACAGCACGGCGGCTTCCGGTCGGTGTCCGACCTGCGCCAGGTCGACGGCATCGGCGACGCCCGGTACGAACAGCTCAAAGACCTGGTGACGGTGTGA
- a CDS encoding DegV family protein — MPVAVVTDSTAYLPPELVRAHRLTVVPLTVVLNGAEGLEGVETFPADATRVLGGRRVSVSTSRPAPEQFAEVYRALLAEGADAVVSVHLSAELSGTVEAARLAAAEFGDRVAVVDSRSTGMGLGFPALAAASAAAGGADLTGVRDAAVDAIGRTTIYFYVDTLEFMRRGGRINAAEALLGTALSVKPIMHMPDGAIVLKDKVRTASRGVARLVDLAVEAAGDGEVDLAVHHLAAPQRAGQLVEALTERLGDRLRDTYVTEAGAVVAAHAGPGLACVVVHRRPVG; from the coding sequence ATGCCCGTCGCGGTCGTCACCGACTCCACCGCCTACCTTCCGCCCGAACTGGTGCGGGCGCACCGGCTCACGGTCGTCCCGCTGACCGTCGTGCTCAACGGCGCGGAAGGGCTGGAAGGGGTCGAGACGTTCCCGGCGGACGCCACCCGCGTGCTGGGCGGCCGGCGGGTCTCGGTGAGCACCTCCCGGCCGGCACCCGAGCAGTTCGCCGAGGTCTACCGCGCGCTGCTCGCCGAGGGCGCCGACGCGGTGGTGTCGGTGCACCTGTCGGCCGAGCTCTCCGGGACCGTCGAGGCGGCCCGGCTGGCCGCCGCCGAGTTCGGCGACCGGGTCGCCGTGGTCGACAGCCGCTCCACCGGGATGGGTCTCGGCTTCCCGGCGCTCGCCGCCGCGTCGGCCGCCGCCGGGGGAGCCGACCTGACCGGGGTACGCGACGCCGCGGTCGACGCGATCGGGCGGACCACCATCTACTTCTACGTGGACACACTGGAGTTCATGCGGCGCGGTGGCCGGATCAACGCGGCCGAGGCGCTGCTCGGCACCGCCCTCTCGGTGAAGCCGATCATGCACATGCCGGACGGCGCGATCGTGCTGAAGGACAAGGTCCGTACCGCCAGCCGGGGCGTGGCCCGCCTGGTCGACCTGGCGGTCGAGGCGGCCGGGGACGGCGAGGTGGACCTCGCGGTGCACCACCTGGCCGCCCCGCAGCGCGCCGGACAGCTGGTCGAAGCGCTCACCGAACGCCTCGGCGACCGGCTGCGCGACACGTACGTGACCGAGGCCGGGGCGGTGGTCGCGGCGCACGCCGGACCGGGCCTGGCCTGCGTGGTCGTCCACCGCCGTCCGGTGGGCTGA
- a CDS encoding histidine phosphatase family protein — protein MTRLIVWRHGNTDWNAANRVQGQTDVPLNDLGREQARAAAPVLAGLRPDVIVASDLSRAADTAAALAALTGLPVRTDARLRERHFGQWQGLHLTEVAEHFPAEYARWRAGDPDPGAGLETLDDLGKRLGAAFQDAADLAAGGTVVVTTHGGGARQGVGHLLGWDHAVLRTIGSLGNCHWTELRHDDVRGWQLRAHNVGLVTQPAPVDAV, from the coding sequence ATGACCCGCCTGATCGTCTGGCGGCACGGCAACACCGACTGGAACGCGGCCAACCGGGTCCAGGGGCAGACCGACGTACCCCTCAACGACCTCGGCCGGGAGCAGGCCCGGGCGGCCGCTCCGGTGCTGGCCGGCCTGCGTCCCGACGTCATCGTCGCCAGTGACCTGAGCCGGGCCGCCGACACCGCCGCCGCCCTCGCCGCGCTCACCGGCCTGCCGGTGCGCACCGACGCCCGGCTGCGCGAGCGGCACTTCGGGCAGTGGCAGGGCCTGCACCTCACCGAGGTCGCCGAGCACTTCCCGGCCGAGTACGCGCGCTGGCGGGCCGGCGACCCCGACCCCGGCGCCGGCCTGGAGACCCTGGACGACCTGGGCAAGCGCCTGGGCGCGGCGTTCCAGGACGCCGCCGACCTGGCCGCCGGCGGCACCGTCGTGGTGACCACCCACGGCGGCGGCGCCCGGCAGGGCGTCGGGCACCTGCTCGGCTGGGACCACGCCGTGCTGCGCACCATCGGCTCGCTGGGCAACTGCCACTGGACCGAGCTGCGCCACGACGACGTCCGGGGCTGGCAGCTGCGCGCGCACAATGTCGGGCTCGTCACGCAGCCCGCGCCGGTCGACGCGGTCTGA
- the rsfS gene encoding ribosome silencing factor: MTVSERAHELAMAAAQAAADKKAQDIVIIDVGDQLAITDAFLVASAPNERQVLAIVDAIEERLLELPEKAKPLRREGERGGRWVLLDYVDIVVHVQHTEEREFYALDRLWKDCPQIPFVDRDLADSAAGTASAE; encoded by the coding sequence GTGACAGTTTCCGAACGCGCTCACGAGCTGGCGATGGCGGCGGCCCAGGCGGCGGCCGACAAGAAGGCGCAGGACATCGTCATCATCGACGTGGGCGACCAGCTCGCCATCACCGACGCGTTCCTGGTGGCCTCCGCGCCCAACGAGCGCCAGGTGCTGGCCATCGTCGACGCCATCGAGGAGCGCCTGCTGGAGCTGCCGGAGAAGGCCAAGCCGCTCCGCCGCGAGGGCGAGCGGGGCGGTCGCTGGGTGCTGCTCGACTACGTCGACATCGTGGTGCACGTGCAGCACACCGAGGAGCGCGAGTTCTACGCCCTCGACCGGCTCTGGAAGGACTGCCCCCAGATCCCGTTCGTGGACCGGGACCTCGCCGACTCGGCCGCCGGCACCGCCAGCGCCGAATGA
- the nadD gene encoding nicotinate-nucleotide adenylyltransferase produces the protein MEEDIRRVGIMGGTFDPIHHGHLVAASEVADRFGLDEVVFVPTGQPWQKADEPVSPAEDRYLMTVIATASNPRFQVSRVDIDRGGPTYTVDTLRDLHAEYGPKVQLFFITGADALERILSWKDLDEVLALAHFIGVTRPGFELTDKHLPADTVSLVQVPAMAISSTDCRARVARGEPVWYLVPDGVVQYIAKRRLYQR, from the coding sequence GTGGAGGAAGACATCCGGCGGGTCGGCATCATGGGCGGGACCTTCGACCCGATCCACCACGGGCACCTGGTGGCGGCCAGCGAGGTCGCCGACCGGTTCGGCCTGGACGAGGTGGTCTTCGTCCCGACCGGGCAGCCCTGGCAGAAGGCGGACGAGCCGGTCAGCCCGGCCGAGGACCGCTACCTGATGACGGTCATCGCCACCGCCTCCAACCCGCGCTTCCAGGTCAGCCGGGTCGACATCGACCGGGGTGGCCCGACCTACACCGTCGACACCCTGCGCGACCTGCACGCCGAGTACGGCCCGAAGGTCCAACTCTTCTTCATCACCGGGGCCGACGCGCTGGAGCGCATCCTGTCCTGGAAGGACCTGGACGAGGTGCTCGCGCTGGCCCACTTCATCGGGGTGACCCGGCCCGGCTTCGAACTCACCGACAAGCACCTGCCCGCCGACACGGTCAGCCTGGTGCAGGTGCCGGCCATGGCGATCTCGTCGACCGACTGCCGCGCCCGGGTGGCCCGGGGGGAGCCGGTCTGGTACCTGGTGCCGGACGGTGTGGTGCAGTACATCGCCAAACGGCGGCTCTACCAGCGGTGA
- a CDS encoding PadR family transcriptional regulator, translating into MAGRRKVGNLTALAVLAVLVERPMHPYEIATTLRGRGKDQDMGIKWGSFYTVVRNMQRHGLIEPVASVREGRRPERTVYRITADGRAELVDWARDLVAAPVTEESSFRAGLSVLAALHPDEAVALLQARLALVEDGVRRDRAALAGHAAQVPRLFLIENEYDLTIREAEAGWLRALLAELVSGSFPGLGEWRAYHEAGARDPGPTGGGEPAP; encoded by the coding sequence GTGGCAGGGCGACGGAAGGTCGGCAACCTCACGGCGTTGGCCGTGCTGGCCGTCCTCGTCGAGCGGCCGATGCACCCGTACGAGATCGCCACCACGCTGCGCGGTCGCGGCAAGGACCAGGACATGGGGATCAAGTGGGGGTCCTTCTACACCGTGGTCCGCAACATGCAGCGGCACGGCCTGATCGAGCCCGTGGCGAGCGTCCGCGAGGGTCGACGCCCGGAGCGCACCGTCTACCGGATCACCGCCGACGGTCGGGCCGAGCTGGTCGACTGGGCGCGTGACCTGGTGGCCGCCCCGGTCACCGAGGAGTCGTCCTTCCGGGCCGGCCTGTCGGTGCTCGCCGCGCTGCACCCCGACGAGGCCGTCGCGCTGCTCCAGGCGCGGCTGGCGCTGGTGGAGGACGGCGTCCGGCGCGACCGGGCGGCGCTGGCGGGGCACGCGGCGCAGGTGCCCCGGCTGTTCCTGATCGAGAACGAGTACGACCTGACGATCCGGGAGGCGGAGGCCGGCTGGCTCCGCGCCCTGCTGGCCGAGCTGGTCTCGGGCAGCTTCCCCGGGCTGGGCGAGTGGCGGGCCTACCACGAGGCCGGCGCGCGCGACCCGGGACCGACCGGAGGGGGCGAACCCGCCCCCTGA
- a CDS encoding FAD-dependent monooxygenase, translating into MSRVRTAIVIGGGIAGPVTALALRRAGITATVYEAYPSTTDGIGGTLALAPNGVAALRLVGADAAVTAAATGIDRQVLAAGRRQVPLPGLAGVPPLRVVHRNALHRVLHERAAAEGVTVEHNRRLVGVRETGDTVTATFADGGTATADVLIGADGIHSTVRTLIDPHAPGPRFTGLLGFEAVARHEVAAEPGTMTFAFGRGGYYLYWPEPGGGTRWGVNLPQERPLSLAEARAVPPAEWLRTLRAAYADDTPGGELMRTSEAAELQVVGSLHIMPPVPHWHRGRLVLVGDAAHAPSNSSGQGAALAIESAVQLARCLRDLPDVSTAFAAYERLRRERVERVAARAAKINRTKAPGPVARAIMPVLMPLFVKAAMNPEKTIGPEQRYVIDWDEPVTVR; encoded by the coding sequence GTGTCCAGAGTGCGCACCGCGATCGTCATCGGCGGCGGCATCGCCGGCCCGGTGACCGCACTGGCGCTCCGCCGTGCCGGCATCACGGCGACCGTGTACGAGGCGTACCCGAGCACCACCGACGGCATCGGCGGCACGCTCGCCCTCGCCCCCAACGGCGTGGCCGCGCTGCGCCTGGTGGGCGCGGACGCGGCGGTCACCGCCGCCGCCACCGGAATCGACCGGCAGGTGCTGGCCGCCGGCCGCCGGCAGGTCCCGCTGCCCGGCCTCGCCGGGGTGCCCCCGCTGCGGGTGGTGCACCGCAACGCGCTGCACCGGGTGCTGCACGAGCGGGCCGCCGCCGAGGGGGTCACCGTCGAGCACAACCGGCGCCTGGTCGGGGTACGCGAGACCGGCGACACGGTGACCGCCACCTTCGCCGACGGCGGCACCGCCACCGCCGACGTGCTGATCGGCGCGGACGGCATCCACTCCACCGTGCGGACGCTGATCGACCCGCACGCCCCCGGCCCGCGTTTCACCGGGCTGCTCGGCTTCGAGGCGGTGGCCCGGCACGAGGTGGCCGCCGAGCCCGGCACCATGACGTTCGCCTTCGGCCGGGGCGGCTACTACCTCTACTGGCCGGAGCCGGGCGGCGGCACCCGGTGGGGGGTCAACCTGCCGCAGGAGCGGCCGCTCAGCCTCGCCGAGGCCCGGGCCGTACCGCCGGCCGAATGGCTGCGCACGCTGCGCGCCGCGTACGCCGACGACACGCCGGGCGGGGAGCTGATGCGCACCAGCGAGGCGGCGGAACTCCAGGTGGTGGGGTCGCTGCACATCATGCCGCCGGTGCCGCACTGGCACCGGGGCCGGCTGGTGCTGGTCGGCGACGCGGCGCACGCCCCCTCGAACAGTTCGGGGCAGGGTGCCGCGCTGGCGATCGAGAGCGCCGTCCAACTGGCCCGCTGCCTGCGGGACCTGCCCGACGTGTCGACCGCCTTCGCCGCGTACGAGCGGCTGCGCCGGGAGCGGGTCGAGCGGGTCGCGGCCCGCGCCGCGAAGATCAACCGGACGAAGGCGCCGGGCCCGGTGGCCCGGGCGATCATGCCGGTGCTGATGCCGCTCTTCGTCAAGGCCGCGATGAACCCGGAGAAGACGATCGGCCCGGAGCAGCGCTACGTGATCGACTGGGACGAGCCGGTGACCGTCCGCTGA
- the pepN gene encoding aminopeptidase N → MPSLTRVEATARGASITVESYQVDLDLTGDGETFRSTVTIRFRATPGADTFVEAQPTRLLAVGLNDRDLDPALLVGNRLPLSDLAATNTLTVTAEMAYSNTGEGLHRFVDPADGETYLYAMSFLDNAQRIFAAFDQPDLKAPVTLGVTAPADWTVAANGAVAARPAPGRWEFAPTAPLATYFVTLIAGPWHVRQDEHDGIPLALYCRRSLAAHLDADADEIFTVTRQCLDRFHGLFTERYPFGKYDQAFVPEFNAGAMENPGLVTFRDDLVFRSAVTETQREGRATVIAHEMAHQWFGDLVTMRWWDDLWLNESFAEYLGTRVTAEATRFTQAWTTFALRRKAWGYAADQRPSTHPVAPEEVADAAEGLLNFDGISYAKGASVLRQLVAWLGDDAFLAGLNAHFAKHRFGNATLADLLDSLAAASGRDLTGWAERWLRRPQVNTLRMETAVDADGRWTGVSVVQTAPPSHPVLRPHRIEVARYAADSPVRRLRVDVDPDTDQGRTALTELVGEPATGLLLPNAGDLTFAKIRLDPASAAAVPMLLPGLGDPLARALLWGEALDAATDGERPVADVVGLIAAALPAETEVIIAEDVLALSRNLVDRYLEPLAREAALLRIAGACATLLAGAPAGGSLQLAAARGLLRATTDTGLLAGWLAGEGVPEGLAVDADLRWELLHRLVVLGAAGEPEIAAEAAADRSATGAERAAECRAALPDADAKRRAWELLIHDTELSNRLVEATADGFWQPEQAELTAGYVERYFTDMPAAARRRTPWVADRVAGAAFPRYAVAQPTRELAAALLARDDLTPGLRRRVVDLDDDLRRALVVRTAVAAAGA, encoded by the coding sequence ATGCCGAGCCTGACCCGTGTAGAGGCGACTGCGCGTGGCGCGTCGATCACCGTCGAGTCCTATCAGGTGGACCTCGACCTGACCGGTGACGGTGAGACCTTCCGCTCCACCGTCACCATCCGGTTCCGGGCGACCCCCGGGGCCGACACCTTCGTCGAGGCGCAGCCCACCCGGCTGCTCGCGGTCGGCCTCAACGACCGCGACCTCGACCCGGCCCTGCTGGTCGGGAACCGGTTGCCGCTGAGCGACCTGGCCGCGACGAACACCCTCACCGTCACCGCCGAGATGGCCTACTCGAACACGGGTGAAGGGCTGCACCGCTTCGTCGACCCGGCGGACGGCGAGACCTACCTCTACGCGATGTCGTTCCTGGACAACGCGCAGCGGATCTTCGCCGCCTTCGACCAGCCCGACCTGAAGGCCCCGGTCACCCTCGGCGTCACCGCGCCCGCCGACTGGACGGTGGCCGCCAACGGCGCGGTCGCCGCCCGGCCCGCGCCCGGCCGCTGGGAGTTCGCCCCCACCGCGCCGCTGGCCACCTACTTCGTCACGCTGATCGCCGGCCCGTGGCACGTCCGCCAGGACGAGCACGACGGCATCCCGCTGGCGCTCTACTGCCGGCGCTCGCTCGCCGCCCACCTCGACGCGGACGCCGACGAGATCTTCACCGTCACCCGGCAGTGCCTCGACCGGTTCCACGGGCTCTTCACCGAGCGCTACCCCTTCGGCAAGTACGACCAGGCGTTCGTGCCCGAGTTCAACGCCGGCGCGATGGAGAACCCGGGCCTGGTCACCTTCCGCGACGACCTGGTGTTCCGCTCCGCCGTCACCGAGACCCAGCGGGAGGGGCGGGCCACCGTCATCGCGCACGAGATGGCCCACCAGTGGTTCGGCGACCTGGTCACCATGCGCTGGTGGGACGACCTGTGGCTGAACGAGTCCTTCGCGGAGTACCTGGGCACCCGGGTCACCGCCGAGGCGACCCGCTTCACGCAGGCGTGGACCACCTTCGCGCTACGCCGCAAGGCCTGGGGCTACGCCGCCGACCAGCGCCCCTCCACCCACCCGGTGGCCCCGGAGGAGGTCGCCGACGCCGCCGAGGGCCTGCTCAACTTCGACGGCATCTCGTACGCCAAGGGCGCCAGCGTGCTGCGCCAGCTCGTCGCCTGGCTCGGCGACGACGCCTTCCTGGCCGGCCTGAACGCGCACTTCGCCAAGCACCGGTTCGGCAACGCCACCCTCGCCGACCTGCTCGACAGCCTGGCCGCCGCGAGCGGGCGGGACCTCACCGGCTGGGCCGAGCGGTGGCTGCGCCGGCCGCAGGTCAACACGCTGCGGATGGAGACCGCGGTGGACGCCGACGGGCGGTGGACCGGGGTGAGCGTGGTGCAGACCGCGCCGCCTTCCCACCCGGTGCTGCGACCGCACCGCATCGAGGTCGCCCGGTACGCCGCCGACAGCCCGGTGCGCCGGCTGCGGGTGGACGTCGACCCGGACACCGACCAGGGGCGTACCGCGCTGACCGAGCTGGTCGGCGAGCCCGCCACCGGCCTGCTGCTGCCCAACGCCGGCGACCTCACCTTCGCCAAGATCCGGCTCGACCCGGCCTCCGCGGCGGCGGTGCCGATGCTGCTCCCGGGGCTCGGTGACCCGCTGGCCCGGGCGCTGCTCTGGGGCGAGGCGCTGGACGCCGCCACCGACGGCGAGCGGCCGGTGGCCGACGTGGTCGGCCTGATCGCGGCGGCGTTGCCCGCCGAGACCGAAGTGATCATCGCGGAGGACGTGCTCGCCCTCAGCCGCAACCTGGTCGACCGCTACCTGGAGCCGCTGGCCCGGGAGGCGGCGCTGCTGCGGATCGCCGGGGCGTGCGCGACGCTGCTGGCCGGTGCGCCGGCGGGCGGCTCGCTGCAACTCGCCGCGGCCCGGGGGCTGCTGCGGGCCACCACCGACACCGGCCTGCTCGCCGGCTGGCTGGCCGGCGAGGGCGTACCGGAAGGGCTGGCGGTCGACGCCGACCTGCGCTGGGAGCTGCTGCACCGGCTGGTGGTGCTGGGCGCCGCCGGCGAGCCGGAGATCGCCGCCGAGGCGGCCGCCGACCGCAGCGCCACCGGTGCCGAGCGGGCCGCCGAGTGCCGGGCCGCGCTGCCCGACGCGGACGCCAAGCGGCGCGCCTGGGAGCTCCTCATCCACGACACCGAGCTGTCGAACCGGCTGGTGGAGGCGACTGCGGACGGGTTCTGGCAGCCCGAGCAGGCGGAGCTGACCGCCGGGTACGTCGAGCGGTACTTCACCGACATGCCGGCGGCGGCGCGGCGGCGTACCCCGTGGGTGGCGGACCGGGTGGCCGGCGCGGCCTTCCCGCGCTACGCCGTGGCGCAGCCCACCCGGGAGCTGGCCGCGGCGCTGCTCGCCCGCGACGACCTCACGCCGGGGCTGCGCCGGCGGGTCGTCGACCTCGACGACGACCTGCGCCGCGCGCTGGTGGTCCGCACGGCGGTGGCCGCCGCCGGCGCCTGA